ATGATCGTTAATTTTTAAAAATAGAGATGGCATACTAACCTGCTGTAAAGACGCTAATGGGCAGCCACCGTGACCATAAATACGCACCGACTGCTGCCCGGCGTACACTTCGCGTACCAGATGTACAACCGGCAACACTTCTAATGAGCAATCAGCATTAAACGCCAGCAATGATGTTAGCAGTTGGCCAAATGACGCCTGTTGCGCCAGCAATTGTTCACTGGCTAACAACTGCCCCAAGCTATCGACTAAAAAGGGCGCCACTATGGCCAAATCATGTTCAACGACCAGCCAGCTCCAATCAAACTCTGCGGGATGATCTTCACCACTACTTAGTTGCAACCAACTGGTACTAAAACGATGCGCTTGCGCCGGTAAAGTCACCATTAACAGTACCGCTAGGCCTAAACAGATTAGAATATTTTTCATGGCGATATCTCCTTGGCTGCCGCGAGTAATTGTTGATCAAACGGTTCTTGTGCTACCGCAACATTTTGCCTTGCCCAATGCAGCGCCTTTACAGCACTAGGTTGTAAATATATAAAGTAATAAGCTAAATCTGAGGTATGTAAGGCATCAGCCCGCAGTTCACGTAAATGCATACGTTCAGCCGCCACCTTACGCCAACAGTACTGCATGCCAAGCTTGGCCTCGGCATGAGCAATTCGCACTAGCATGCTGTCTACTGGTAAAGCATCGACGATAGGACAAGTCCCAGATAACCTAATAATGTCTTCCGCGCGTTCGGTTAGTAGCAAAACATCTAAAATTTGCCGTTGCATCACCACGGGGTTAGTGGCGTAGTTGACATAATCAAGCCAGATTAAGGCTTCATCATAACGTTTAAGTAGCTGGGCCTGTTCTGCCAAGATTTGGTTTCGCCACTGTCTCAGTGCTGAGCTAGTTTCAGCATTACGAGCTTGTAAGCGCTGCAAAGCAACATAACTTGTGGTTAATTCTCCTGCCCGCCCCTTAATCTCTAGCAAACAGGTAGCAACTACATCAAATTGGGCATACGCAGTTAAAGCCTGACAAGCTTGCGTTGCCAGGGGTAAATTATGTCGAGTCAAGGCGATACGCGCCTGCATCAAATAGGCACTTTGTTGCAACGTAGACAATGCTAATACTTTGTCTAACGCCAATAACGCCGCATCAAAACGATGTTCAAATTGGAGTAAATCAGCCTGAGCCAGCCACCACTGCGCCTGCTCTGATTTAGCTAAGGAGGTTAACTGCGGAGCAGTCGCTTGCCACATTATGGCTGCTTGTTGGTGTAAATGATGCTGAGCATCATTCTTACCCGCGATAACATAGCTGGTATATTGTTCGGCCTTGGATACAGAGGCTGCGGCATAGCCGCAACCCACTGCCAATAAAACCCCTAAGGCGAAATGCCGTAAGTTGGTTTTAGTCATTATTTGCCACCGTACCTGACACAACTAAATCGTCAAACTCAGCGGTATCCAACACATCTTGGCTAATTTCTCGACCATTAACGGCCAAAGGCATCGACTGTGCTGTTTGAGCATAAGACTCGCGAACTAAGCTGCGAAACGAAACTTGCAGTGCATTAATCACCACAGTAATAGTCCCTGTGGCACTTAATAAGCCGTCAGACACTGTGAAGGTGAAACTATCAGTACCGACATATTCGGTATTAGGCGTATAAGTAAAGGCACCATCAGCCGCAATCTCAACCCGTCCATTCTGAGGTGGCATATTGGCAGTAAAGCGCAAACGGTCACCCTCAGCATCAGAGCCGATTAGTCGCGCCATCAAGGCGGTATCGGCACTGGTTGTCACCGATTGTGATGTGGCGCTTGGCGCAGTATTTACTTTCGGCTCGTTATCGCTTGAGCCATTACACGCCGTTAATACCAGCAGCGAACTTAACACCACTAACAGCCTAGACTTATGGTTAAAGCTTTTAATAATAAACATGGCTATCACTCCTTACTGTGGTGAACCTGACAAAGGTGCGATTAAGTAGGGAAAGCTATCCTGCATAAAACTGGCATCTACTGGCGCGCCATCGGTAAACGGCGCCGTACCCAGATTGGCATCTTCAGGTGCACACAGACCTAAGTTAGTCGGTTCACTATTTACCGGAAGGTCGTAGCATAACGCCCCCATCACCACTCGCAGTGCAATATCTACCACATCATCGCCTGGGCGACGTCCATTTGGAAAACCAGCTAAATCATTACCCGCCACACCAAAGTTTGATTGCATGCTGGCAGCAACTGCAGGTATAGCAGTATTTAAACGTAGCATTTCAGAAGGCGTCACCATGGCTTGTTGATTAACACCAGCAAAGCCGGTTAAAAACGCTGCCACTAAATCTGCTCGCGGATAATTAGTCGGTGCTATGGTGGCAAAACTGGTGTCTAAAGTGGCGTTAACCGCATCTTTAAACAATAAATCCAGAATGATCGGTAGCGTCGGATTTGTCACATAGGTCGCAAACTGGCCATCATTTGCAGGATGAGCGCTAGAAAAACGATCTTTATCATCAATACCTATCACCAATTCATTTACCAGTGGTGAGCCTAACCGTGACACTTGCACCAAAGCACCGCCGTTCACTTCTGGCTTTTCTAAGGTCGCATTTGGATTTAAAATACGGGCTTGCGGTAAACTCGCGGTGGTCCAAGCACCAACCACACCGTTGCCCGACCCGGTAATACACGATTTGGGAACTTCTAAGGCTATGGTGTTAACGTTTTTATCGTTAAGATCATCATTCGCCGTCGATTGGGTAATCCCGCCTGGGAAGCCATTACCATCACCCGCGCCTGGGGCACTATCACCTTCAACCGGCACATAATTTACTAAATCAAAGGTTTCGCCAAGATTAACGGTAAAGGGGTCTTTGCGTTGCCCCACAAACACCCGAGCCATGGCACTGCAATTAGGAATGGATACGTTATAAATATACTGATTAGCATAGGCTTCGTATTCTGCAGTAGAACCAAAAGTTTTTTGGCCTACATAAGCATAAGGCTTAACAAAATCAGCTTCACCGTTCACACCGGTAATAGCACTACGACTACCTGATTGTTGCGGACCCGACACCATACTCATGGTATAGGTTTCGCTATAATTTAAGGCGCCATTATTACCGGCACTAATTGGTCCAACATGCTTTAGCGGTACGCTAACCAGCACGCCATCTGGGCCAACCGGTAATTTTACTCCACCATTAGGTAATTTATTATTAAAGCGAAACTCAAAGGTATAATCTTCAATCGCATCTCCGTTAGCATCTACATGCAAGGCATAGACTGCTGCAGGATCCATTGCGAAATAGTTAGGGCCACCATAGCTATCTTGCAAAGGAATATAATTAGCAATAATCGTGACATATTCTTCACGACCAGGCTCATAGCTATTAAAGATATAAAAATCGGTAGAATCAATCGTCGGTAAGCGGCTCACATTTGGTGCTTCACGGTGACTGGATGCAAAAGCGGTGGTGCTAGTAGCCAATGCAGCAAGTAGCGCAGTGGCAATAACTGTTTTTCTATTCATCTAAATTCCCTCTCAATCGTTTTAGTGATTATGCTGACCGGACTGTTTTAGTGAGGTCTATATAAACAACGATTGAGCGGATCTTTTAGATGCAATTAAATGCAAAAATATTTAAATAATTAATAAATCCGTTGTAAACAGCACTGGACCCGTTGGTACAGGCTGCGGCGAACCCCCTAAAGGTTCCCGACTTACCGCTAAAGCCCCCACTAAAGCCCAATCAATTTTCTGAGTCAGCGCCAACATCACTTCACCTTGCTGCGGTAATAAACCAAGCGAAATAGGCGCAGTGCCATCAGCTGGCAACATCCATAGCTCATAATCCTCATCAACTAACTTATCTATCAAGCCAACTGCAGCAATGGTCAATTTTTGCTCTCGCTGGGTAACCAACCACAGGCTTCGGGCTTTATCATTTTGAATTACCGCTATACGATCAATAGTCGGCGACACAACAGAATTAGGCGTTACCACCATATACACATTAACCAATAACAAAATACTGGCCATAGCAGCCAATAACCAAGACCAATTAAAGCTTGCTGCTGGACGTGGCTGTACCCAACCTAACCGCTCTTGAATACGCTGCCACACTACCGCTCTAGGTTGTTGAATTGGTATAACATCCGTTAATTGATGTAAATGCTCTTCCCAAAATGCTACTTCATCACGCAAAGGGGGTAAGTCCATTAATAAACGCTGAAAACGGCGTCGTGCTAAGCCTCGCATACTGCCTAACACATAGCGGGCTGCTAGTTGATGCTGCAATTCAATAGATTGATAATTCATCGCTGTAAGCACCTTTTTAAACTATCTAGGCCACGACGGATCCAACTTTTTACCGAGCCAAGTGCTTCACTAATATGATCGCTCACCTCTTGATGGCTTAAGCCGCAAACAAAGGCTAACTGAATGCACTGCCGTGTTGTTGGCTGTAATTCATTCATACACACTCGTAAACTTTTTGTCTGCCCCAATGAATCAATGGTAGCACCCAGCGTATCGGCCGTAGGCAACTCATCAAAATCGTCTGTCGATAATTCTTGATTTGCTTTATTTCTCAGTAAATCGATAGAACGATAGCGCACAATACTTATCAACCAACTCATCACCGAACCCTTTGCCACAGAATAATCAGCGGCACGGTGCCACACTTTGATAAAGGTATCCTGCAACGCTTCTTCTGCCAAATCAGTACGGCGCAACAGGGTATAACTGACAGAATAGAGTTTTGCCGAGGTTGCTTCATATAAATGGCGAAAAGCAGCAGTATCACCGAGCGCAATTTGCTGTAAATCGCGCTCAAGTATCTGGGGGGTAGACATAACAAAAACTCCTTATTGCGTATTAGCATACTTAAATTCGAATAAACCGAGTTTTTGGATGCAGTTTTTTTAACTGTTTTAGTATAACTATGTTTTGAGATTTAACAGGGTTTGTTAAAGCAGCTCAAAAAGCAGTGTAAAAAGGCATGCAATAAAAAAGCGGCAGTTAACATAAGCTTTAACTGCCGCTAATATTAGATTTAAGCCTAGATATTACGGTTTTGCCGCATAGTCACTTAAATAAGAGTGATAGTTACTGCGGTACTGTTCAACTGTAAGCGCTTGCTGATTCATATCTAGCATAGTGGCATCGAATGCTAGGATGTAGTTGGGGTTTTCTCTGTAATGTTGTGAACTAGCATGCATCTTGTAAGAGTCGTTTTTAACCCGCAACATCATTGCTTTAACATTATCAAGACCGTTGGCTTCTTGTACGTATTGGTAGGCAAGGCCGTAGTGCTGATAAGCCAGGCCGGTGTCGCCCATTTCGTCCGAAAAGGAAACCACTTCTGTTGGGTCGAATTCTGCATGTTTTGATTTGTCTGCCACCCGCATCTTGCTTAAATAAACCGCTTGGCCTTCACTAAACCAGCGTGGTACGCGAAAGCCTTCCGTGTTTGCTACTAGCGCATGTTGGATGGTGTGTATTAGTTCATGAACTATAATTTTAGCCGTATCAAAGGGTTGAATATTCGAATTAGCACCAATATTGATACCCGTTAAATGGCCTTCCCCCCAACCGGCTAAATGATCTGGCTCGTGGATACAAACATATATTTTGTTTTCTAAGCGGATCTGATCTTCCGATGTATAGCCTGAGTGACTGTCGCCGATTAGTGTGGCCGCTATATCTGCTAAGCTAGCGTCTTGTGCGGTGCTTACTCGCCAAGCACCGACATCTTCCCATTCTGAGAATACACTTAAATGGTCAGGAAATGTAAAGTTGCCATAGCTTTGGCCAGGGCTATTTAGGGTGCTTAAGCCTTGTTTTAGTCTATCTCGCGCAGTCATGCTGACATTGGTGCGAGCAGCGTAGAATTCTGCTTTGGTCATATTCATGGCCGTGAGTGCAGTATTTAACTCGGATTCAACCCAACCCGCCGCGACTTGAAAGTCTTCTTGCGGTAAGTCCGGATTACCAAATATCAAGGCATTATCGGTTTCATAATAGTAATCACGATAAGTGCTTTGGCAAAGCATTGAGTTAAGTCCGAAGTTATAATCAAACGTATTGCCATTGATAATTGCTGAGTAATAAATGCCCGTCTCGTGGCTACTTTTAAATTGACCGTTATCTGCTGATGGTGCTGAAGACACTGAGGAGCTACTTTCGCCGCCACCACAGGCTGTTAACGTAAAAGCGGCTAGTAAAAGTATAAGGGTACTGCTATTCATATCTACCTAATCTATAATGAAAAATTATAGTTACCATACCATATTACCCCCCAATCTTTTATGAGACTAACCGCTTTAAGCAGGCGCTACAGCGCGTAAACATGACTATCCCTTTATCAACTAATCCTACATCGAGGCCAAAACTCAACACAAACACTTAGACGTCTAGATGTTTATGTTGACGTTGTAATATATTCATGGTTGTATAAGTAAAGTTAATATAGCAATAAGTAGGATTTTATTATGAAACGGGAAACGATCGCCTTACATCATGGCTACCAAGCCGACGAACAAAAAGCAGCTGCAGTGCCTATTCACCAAACAACCTCGTTTTGTTTTGATAGTGCCCAACATGCCGCCGATTTATTCGATTTAAAGCAAACCGGTAATATCTATTCTCGTATTATGAACCCAACCTGCCATGTTTTAGAGCAACGTGTTGCCGCATTAGAAGGCGGCATCGCTGCATTAGCCGTAGCCTCAGGCATGGCGGCTATTACCTATGCTATTCAAACTATTGCTGAAGTCGGCGACAATATTGTTTCAGTTAATCAGCTT
The sequence above is drawn from the Rheinheimera salexigens genome and encodes:
- a CDS encoding DUF4331 domain-containing protein, producing the protein MNRKTVIATALLAALATSTTAFASSHREAPNVSRLPTIDSTDFYIFNSYEPGREEYVTIIANYIPLQDSYGGPNYFAMDPAAVYALHVDANGDAIEDYTFEFRFNNKLPNGGVKLPVGPDGVLVSVPLKHVGPISAGNNGALNYSETYTMSMVSGPQQSGSRSAITGVNGEADFVKPYAYVGQKTFGSTAEYEAYANQYIYNVSIPNCSAMARVFVGQRKDPFTVNLGETFDLVNYVPVEGDSAPGAGDGNGFPGGITQSTANDDLNDKNVNTIALEVPKSCITGSGNGVVGAWTTASLPQARILNPNATLEKPEVNGGALVQVSRLGSPLVNELVIGIDDKDRFSSAHPANDGQFATYVTNPTLPIILDLLFKDAVNATLDTSFATIAPTNYPRADLVAAFLTGFAGVNQQAMVTPSEMLRLNTAIPAVAASMQSNFGVAGNDLAGFPNGRRPGDDVVDIALRVVMGALCYDLPVNSEPTNLGLCAPEDANLGTAPFTDGAPVDASFMQDSFPYLIAPLSGSPQ
- a CDS encoding Ig-like domain-containing protein codes for the protein MFIIKSFNHKSRLLVVLSSLLVLTACNGSSDNEPKVNTAPSATSQSVTTSADTALMARLIGSDAEGDRLRFTANMPPQNGRVEIAADGAFTYTPNTEYVGTDSFTFTVSDGLLSATGTITVVINALQVSFRSLVRESYAQTAQSMPLAVNGREISQDVLDTAEFDDLVVSGTVANND
- a CDS encoding tetratricopeptide repeat protein: MTKTNLRHFALGVLLAVGCGYAAASVSKAEQYTSYVIAGKNDAQHHLHQQAAIMWQATAPQLTSLAKSEQAQWWLAQADLLQFEHRFDAALLALDKVLALSTLQQSAYLMQARIALTRHNLPLATQACQALTAYAQFDVVATCLLEIKGRAGELTTSYVALQRLQARNAETSSALRQWRNQILAEQAQLLKRYDEALIWLDYVNYATNPVVMQRQILDVLLLTERAEDIIRLSGTCPIVDALPVDSMLVRIAHAEAKLGMQYCWRKVAAERMHLRELRADALHTSDLAYYFIYLQPSAVKALHWARQNVAVAQEPFDQQLLAAAKEISP
- a CDS encoding anti-sigma factor, whose translation is MNYQSIELQHQLAARYVLGSMRGLARRRFQRLLMDLPPLRDEVAFWEEHLHQLTDVIPIQQPRAVVWQRIQERLGWVQPRPAASFNWSWLLAAMASILLLVNVYMVVTPNSVVSPTIDRIAVIQNDKARSLWLVTQREQKLTIAAVGLIDKLVDEDYELWMLPADGTAPISLGLLPQQGEVMLALTQKIDWALVGALAVSREPLGGSPQPVPTGPVLFTTDLLII
- a CDS encoding sigma-70 family RNA polymerase sigma factor, with the translated sequence MSTPQILERDLQQIALGDTAAFRHLYEATSAKLYSVSYTLLRRTDLAEEALQDTFIKVWHRAADYSVAKGSVMSWLISIVRYRSIDLLRNKANQELSTDDFDELPTADTLGATIDSLGQTKSLRVCMNELQPTTRQCIQLAFVCGLSHQEVSDHISEALGSVKSWIRRGLDSLKRCLQR